The Streptococcus sp. 29896 genome includes a region encoding these proteins:
- the glmM gene encoding phosphoglucosamine mutase translates to MGKYFGTDGVRGEANVELTPELAFKLGRFGGYVLSQHETETPRVFVGRDTRISGQMLEAALVAGLLSVGIHVYKLGVLATPGVAYLVRTEKASAGVMISASHNPAQDNGIKFFAGDGFKLDDALEAEIEALLDAEEDTLPRPSAQGLGDVVDYPEGLRKYQQFLVSTGLELEGMKVALDTANGAAATSARQVFVDLGAELTVMAEKPDGLNINEGVGSTHPEKLQELVKETGSQIGLAFDGDSDRLIAVDENGDLVDGDRIMYIVGKNLADKGLLAKNTIVTTVMSNLGFHKALDREGIEKAVTAVGDRYVVEEMRKGGYNVGGEQSGHVILMDYNTTGDGQLTAVQLTKIMKETGKKLSELAAEVTIYPQKLVNIRVENSMKDKAMEVPAIAAIIEKMEAEMAGNGRILVRPSGTEPLLRVMAEAPTDAEVDYYVDTIADVVRAEIGS, encoded by the coding sequence ATGGGTAAATATTTTGGTACGGACGGAGTCCGTGGAGAAGCAAACGTAGAATTGACACCTGAATTAGCCTTTAAACTAGGTCGTTTTGGTGGTTATGTATTGAGCCAACATGAGACAGAAACACCCCGTGTTTTCGTAGGACGCGATACACGAATTTCAGGTCAGATGTTGGAAGCTGCCTTGGTTGCAGGTCTTCTTTCAGTAGGGATTCACGTTTATAAGTTGGGTGTTTTGGCAACCCCAGGTGTGGCTTATTTGGTTCGTACGGAAAAAGCTAGCGCGGGTGTCATGATTTCAGCCAGCCACAACCCTGCTCAAGATAACGGTATTAAGTTCTTTGCGGGCGATGGCTTCAAGTTGGATGATGCATTGGAAGCGGAAATTGAGGCTCTTTTGGACGCAGAAGAAGATACTCTTCCACGTCCATCAGCACAAGGCTTGGGTGATGTGGTGGATTATCCAGAGGGCTTGCGCAAATACCAACAATTTCTAGTGTCAACAGGCCTGGAGTTGGAAGGAATGAAAGTGGCTTTGGATACAGCCAATGGTGCAGCAGCAACCAGTGCTCGTCAAGTCTTTGTTGATCTCGGTGCCGAATTGACAGTTATGGCTGAAAAACCAGATGGTTTGAATATTAACGAAGGTGTCGGCTCTACCCATCCTGAAAAACTGCAAGAACTGGTCAAGGAGACAGGCAGCCAAATTGGCCTTGCCTTTGACGGTGACAGTGACCGCTTGATTGCTGTCGATGAAAATGGTGACCTAGTTGATGGCGATCGTATCATGTACATTGTCGGGAAAAACTTGGCAGATAAGGGGCTCTTGGCCAAAAATACCATTGTGACCACAGTTATGTCCAACCTCGGTTTCCATAAGGCTTTGGATCGTGAAGGTATTGAAAAAGCTGTGACCGCAGTTGGTGACCGTTATGTGGTAGAAGAAATGCGTAAAGGTGGCTACAATGTCGGCGGTGAGCAGTCAGGACATGTGATTCTGATGGATTATAACACCACAGGCGACGGCCAGTTGACCGCTGTGCAATTGACCAAAATCATGAAAGAAACTGGTAAGAAGTTGTCAGAATTGGCAGCAGAAGTGACCATTTACCCACAAAAATTGGTCAATATCCGTGTGGAAAACAGCATGAAGGACAAGGCCATGGAAGTGCCTGCTATTGCAGCTATCATTGAAAAAATGGAAGCAGAAATGGCTGGCAACGGTCGTATCTTGGTTCGCCCAAGTGGCACTGAGCCCCTCTTGCGTGTTATGGCAGAAGCACCAACGGATGCTGAAGTCGATTACTACGTGGACACTATTGCCGATGTGGTCCGTGCGGAAATCGGGAGTTAG
- a CDS encoding ABC-F family ATP-binding cassette domain-containing protein: MSILEVKNLSHGFGDRAIFENVSFRLLKGEHIGLVGANGEGKSTFMSIVTGQLQPDEGKVEWSRYVTAGYLDQHAKLEKGQSVRDVLRTAFDELFKTEARINDIYMSMAEEGADMDALMEEVGELQDRLESRDFYTLDAKIDEVARALGVMDYGMDKDVTELSGGQRTKVLLAKLLLEKPDILLLDEPTNYLDAEHIDWLKRYLQNYENAFVLISHDIPFLNDVINIVYHVENQLLTRYTGDYYQFQEVHAMKRAQLEAAYERQQKEIADLQDFVNRNKARVATRNMAMSRQKKLDKMEIIELQAEKPKPSFDFKMARTPSRFIFQTTDLEIGYDRVLTRKPLNLTFERNQKIAIVGANGIGKSTLLKSLLGIIPPLGGSVERGEYLELGYFEQEVAGGNRQTPLEAVWDAFPALNQAEVRAALARCGLTSKHIESQIQVLSGGEQAKVRFCLLMNRENNVLVLDEPTNHLDVDAKDELKRALQAYKGSILMVCHEPDFYEGWVDDVWDFNELT; encoded by the coding sequence ATGAGTATTTTAGAAGTAAAGAATTTGAGTCATGGTTTTGGTGACCGTGCGATTTTTGAGAATGTCTCCTTCCGTCTCTTGAAAGGGGAGCACATCGGTCTTGTCGGTGCCAATGGTGAAGGGAAATCGACCTTCATGTCTATCGTGACAGGTCAATTGCAACCAGATGAAGGTAAGGTTGAATGGTCACGTTATGTAACAGCAGGTTATTTAGACCAGCATGCTAAACTAGAAAAAGGTCAATCAGTCCGTGATGTCTTGCGGACAGCCTTCGACGAACTCTTCAAGACAGAGGCTCGTATCAATGATATTTACATGTCTATGGCAGAAGAGGGTGCCGATATGGATGCCCTCATGGAAGAGGTTGGTGAGCTGCAAGATCGTCTGGAAAGCCGTGATTTCTATACGCTTGATGCCAAGATTGACGAAGTAGCGCGTGCGCTTGGTGTCATGGACTATGGTATGGACAAGGATGTGACGGAGTTATCAGGTGGACAACGGACTAAAGTTCTTTTGGCAAAATTGCTCTTGGAAAAACCTGACATCTTGCTTCTGGATGAGCCGACCAACTACTTGGATGCAGAGCATATTGACTGGCTTAAACGTTACTTGCAGAATTATGAAAATGCCTTTGTCTTGATTTCGCACGATATTCCTTTCTTGAATGATGTGATTAACATTGTCTACCATGTGGAAAATCAGCTTTTGACTCGCTACACGGGCGATTACTATCAATTCCAAGAAGTCCATGCTATGAAGCGGGCTCAATTAGAAGCGGCCTATGAACGCCAACAGAAAGAAATCGCAGACTTGCAGGACTTTGTCAATCGAAATAAGGCTCGCGTTGCTACCCGAAACATGGCCATGTCTCGTCAGAAGAAATTGGACAAGATGGAGATTATTGAGCTTCAAGCAGAGAAACCAAAGCCGTCATTTGATTTCAAAATGGCTCGAACTCCAAGTCGCTTTATCTTCCAAACGACTGATTTGGAAATTGGCTATGACCGTGTATTGACACGTAAACCGCTCAATTTGACCTTTGAACGCAACCAGAAGATTGCCATTGTCGGTGCCAACGGTATCGGTAAATCAACCCTTCTTAAAAGTTTGCTGGGGATTATTCCACCGCTCGGTGGTTCTGTGGAGCGTGGGGAGTATCTGGAACTAGGCTATTTCGAGCAAGAAGTAGCTGGCGGCAATCGTCAGACCCCGCTGGAAGCCGTTTGGGATGCCTTTCCAGCCCTTAACCAAGCAGAAGTACGAGCTGCCTTGGCTCGCTGCGGTCTAACTTCCAAGCATATCGAAAGCCAGATCCAAGTCCTTTCCGGTGGTGAGCAGGCCAAAGTTCGCTTCTGTTTGCTTATGAACCGTGAAAACAATGTCTTGGTTCTCGACGAGCCGACTAACCATTTGGATGTGGATGCCAAGGATGAACTCAAACGTGCCCTTCAAGCCTATAAGGGCTCAATTCTCATGGTCTGCCACGAGCCTGATTTCTATGAAGGCTGGGTTGACGATGTATGGGATTTTAATGAATTGACTTAA
- a CDS encoding trypsin-like serine peptidase produces MKTRCMLGVVLLSLGLSVAPPITTEVEAQTTHVSDSTLRNSYPYNLSHYLEVSVGSGQTKKGSSILIAPNTLLTAAHVVADDSNGQVTSRTWSGNAVWGDASPYYELSEIKRTNSANPFIPMPGYGGIWDVRRDVALVKITNPSRKTQNANTANARLGIYRNTYDLVGRKFLIVSNSINLYGRWEYEYGTITEVRQDGLLQTNITGIKGQSGSPIIIDGRIVGVATNIDGNSRIVITPLTLEMKSKLFDKHGITNIDIY; encoded by the coding sequence ATGAAAACAAGATGTATGCTCGGTGTCGTCCTTCTTAGTCTGGGTCTGTCAGTAGCTCCTCCTATCACAACAGAGGTTGAGGCGCAGACAACGCATGTTTCTGATTCAACATTGCGTAATAGCTATCCTTACAACCTATCACATTATTTGGAGGTTAGTGTTGGCTCTGGTCAGACTAAAAAAGGCTCTTCGATCTTAATTGCTCCAAATACCTTATTAACAGCTGCACATGTGGTAGCAGATGATTCGAACGGTCAAGTAACCTCACGCACTTGGTCTGGAAATGCCGTATGGGGCGACGCTTCTCCATACTATGAATTGTCAGAAATAAAACGTACCAATTCAGCCAATCCATTTATCCCCATGCCAGGTTATGGAGGAATATGGGATGTTCGCCGGGATGTTGCTTTGGTAAAAATAACCAATCCAAGTCGAAAAACACAAAATGCTAACACTGCAAATGCTCGTCTTGGGATCTATCGTAATACCTATGATTTGGTCGGAAGAAAGTTCTTAATCGTAAGTAACAGTATCAATCTATATGGTCGCTGGGAGTACGAATATGGAACCATAACAGAAGTTAGACAAGATGGGCTCCTCCAAACGAATATTACAGGCATCAAAGGACAATCTGGTTCACCAATTATCATTGATGGACGAATTGTTGGTGTGGCAACAAATATCGACGGAAATTCGAGGATTGTCATTACACCATTAACTTTGGAAATGAAGTCAAAGCTATTTGACAAACATGGAATTACTAATATCGATATCTACTAA
- a CDS encoding class I SAM-dependent methyltransferase, with product MTDYVNYNQERWNRVSARQGNGYTVPLSHEEFEKSKAKPLTVSLTVGKTVPLDWFERAQGKKLLGLACGGGQQGPMFAAHGYQTTIMDFSKEQLDKDRLVAERENLNLQTVQADMTQPFPFEDESFDIIFCPVSNVYIEDLENMWQESYRVLKNGGLLMVGYMNPWIYIFDADDVWDRPDKTLVPMYSLPFNVRQLEETGQITIDPEYGYEFSHTLEEQIAGQLRAGFAMIDFYESKDSRNRLSKFGPDYLANLSVKL from the coding sequence ATGACAGATTATGTAAACTACAACCAAGAACGTTGGAATCGGGTTTCAGCTAGACAGGGAAATGGCTATACGGTTCCGCTCAGTCATGAGGAATTTGAAAAGTCAAAAGCGAAGCCCCTGACAGTTTCCCTGACGGTTGGAAAGACGGTGCCGCTTGACTGGTTTGAAAGAGCCCAAGGTAAGAAATTGCTTGGCCTAGCTTGCGGTGGTGGTCAACAGGGACCGATGTTTGCGGCTCATGGTTACCAAACGACCATTATGGACTTTTCCAAGGAACAGCTGGACAAGGATAGACTAGTTGCTGAGCGGGAAAATCTGAACTTGCAGACGGTACAGGCAGATATGACACAGCCTTTTCCTTTTGAAGACGAGAGTTTTGACATCATTTTTTGCCCTGTTTCAAATGTCTATATCGAAGACCTAGAAAATATGTGGCAGGAGTCTTATCGGGTTTTGAAAAATGGTGGACTGCTCATGGTCGGCTACATGAATCCTTGGATTTATATCTTTGATGCTGATGATGTTTGGGACCGTCCAGACAAAACCTTGGTTCCAATGTACAGCCTACCTTTCAATGTACGACAATTAGAAGAAACAGGACAAATTACAATTGACCCAGAATATGGCTATGAATTTAGCCATACCTTAGAAGAACAGATTGCTGGGCAATTACGAGCTGGTTTTGCCATGATTGATTTTTACGAGTCCAAAGACAGTCGCAATCGCCTGTCCAAATTTGGCCCAGACTATCTGGCTAATCTGTCTGTAAAATTGTAG
- a CDS encoding cupin domain-containing protein has translation MTTKDYGKAPFVTNIETATLENTNYRTALWTGELLQVTLMSIPVGGDIGAEVHNENDQFLRIEQGHGRVIMGESADKITLDTEVGPEDAILIPNGAYHNVINIGQEDLKIYSIYGPAHHAHGTVHETQAIAIAAEEAEEHGH, from the coding sequence ATGACAACAAAAGACTACGGAAAAGCTCCATTTGTAACCAATATCGAAACAGCAACGCTTGAAAATACCAACTACCGCACAGCCCTCTGGACTGGGGAACTCTTACAAGTTACCCTCATGTCTATTCCGGTCGGTGGTGACATTGGTGCGGAAGTCCACAATGAAAACGATCAGTTCCTCCGAATTGAGCAAGGCCACGGCCGTGTTATCATGGGCGAATCAGCTGACAAGATTACGCTTGATACGGAAGTTGGACCAGAAGATGCCATTTTGATTCCAAACGGTGCCTACCACAATGTCATCAACATCGGCCAAGAAGACCTTAAAATCTACTCTATCTATGGACCAGCCCACCACGCTCACGGGACAGTTCATGAAACCCAAGCCATCGCTATCGCTGCCGAAGAAGCAGAAGAGCACGGTCATTAA
- a CDS encoding ATP-binding cassette domain-containing protein produces MNIFQLQSVGLSDKDKSILTDISFTIAAGERLTLVGPSGSGKSSILKLLAGLTSATNGTIFFQGRDIAELNMPTYRREVSYCFQQPVLFGQTVQDNLQFPFTIRQLAFDQTKALKALESVHLAPTFLSKKITELSGGEKQRVALIRNLLFEPKVLLLDEISAGLDAETKAIVNKHLADYQAAGNTLIEVTHDQSEIDAAQKILRIEGGRVQA; encoded by the coding sequence ATGAACATTTTCCAACTTCAATCGGTCGGCTTATCGGACAAAGATAAGTCGATTTTAACTGACATCAGCTTCACCATTGCAGCAGGCGAGCGACTAACCCTGGTTGGACCTTCGGGCAGTGGCAAAAGCTCTATACTAAAACTCTTGGCAGGATTGACTTCTGCGACCAACGGGACTATTTTCTTTCAGGGGCGGGACATAGCAGAGCTGAATATGCCGACTTACAGGAGGGAAGTTTCCTATTGTTTTCAACAGCCAGTTCTCTTTGGCCAGACCGTCCAAGACAATCTCCAGTTTCCATTTACCATTCGTCAGTTAGCATTTGACCAAACCAAAGCCCTCAAGGCCCTAGAATCTGTTCATCTAGCACCAACATTTTTAAGCAAAAAAATCACAGAATTATCAGGAGGAGAAAAGCAGCGAGTTGCCCTCATCCGCAATCTACTCTTCGAGCCCAAAGTCTTACTCTTAGACGAAATCTCTGCAGGATTGGATGCCGAAACCAAGGCCATTGTCAACAAGCATTTGGCAGACTACCAAGCTGCTGGAAATACCCTGATTGAAGTCACTCATGACCAGTCAGAGATTGATGCAGCCCAAAAGATTCTGAGAATAGAAGGAGGTCGGGTCCAAGCATGA
- a CDS encoding ABC transporter permease, which produces MNVSVDNLSLALVFGLVLVAISISQKEKLGLTKDIFMAVVRTVLQLIFVGYILKFIFQASNMFLSLTMVLIILYNASVQANKRNPNSKKSLLHPFLALLASTGLTLTILILSGAIQFIPSQVIPISGMLASNAMTAIGLSYRAMYKSFTDNRQQVLEKLSLGATVKLASQDILREAIKTGMQPTIDSAKTVGLVSLPGMMSGLIFAGVDPVHAIRYQIMVMFMLLSATSLASVIASYVAYQTYFTDKAQLEFE; this is translated from the coding sequence ATGAATGTTTCAGTAGATAACCTATCCCTAGCCCTTGTGTTCGGGCTGGTCTTGGTTGCAATTAGCATCAGTCAAAAGGAAAAACTGGGCTTGACCAAGGATATTTTCATGGCCGTTGTCAGAACTGTCCTCCAGCTGATTTTTGTCGGCTACATTCTCAAGTTTATCTTCCAAGCCTCCAATATGTTTCTCAGCTTGACAATGGTTTTGATTATTCTTTACAATGCCAGTGTCCAAGCTAACAAACGCAATCCCAATAGTAAGAAATCCCTGCTTCATCCCTTTCTAGCCCTGCTTGCTTCGACTGGTCTGACTCTGACAATCCTGATTTTATCAGGGGCAATTCAGTTTATTCCTTCGCAGGTCATTCCCATTTCGGGGATGTTGGCAAGTAATGCCATGACGGCCATCGGCCTGTCCTATCGGGCTATGTACAAGTCTTTCACAGACAACCGTCAACAAGTTTTGGAAAAACTCAGTCTGGGAGCAACTGTCAAATTAGCTTCACAGGATATCTTACGAGAGGCTATCAAAACAGGTATGCAACCCACCATTGATTCAGCCAAGACAGTCGGTCTGGTCAGCCTACCTGGGATGATGTCAGGGCTAATATTTGCAGGAGTTGATCCTGTCCATGCCATTCGTTATCAGATTATGGTCATGTTCATGTTGCTGTCTGCGACCAGTCTTGCTTCAGTAATTGCCTCCTACGTAGCCTACCAGACCTATTTTACAGACAAGGCCCAGTTGGAGTTTGAATAA
- the sstT gene encoding serine/threonine transporter SstT: MKNIISIWKKMSLIRKISIGVVLGLVLGLSVPQFTMISLLGSLFVGALKAIAPLLVLTLVAHALSQAPDGQKSNIRTILFLYLIGTFAAACVAVIASYLFPLKLVLTEAAATEISPPQGISEVFQDLLLNVVDNPINALVNANYIGVLTWAAVFGLAFRNASQHTKDLLQSTAEVTSKVVSWIIGLAPFGILGLVFDTVANNGLAALKNYGVLLLVLVGCMAFVALVVNPLIAFLVMRKNPYPLVLECLRVSGVTAFFTRSSAANIPVNMQLAKRLGVDPDTYSVSIPLGATVNMAGAAITINILTMAAVHTLGISVDFSSALLLSVVASLSAAGASGVAGGSLLLIPVACSLFGIPNELAMQVVGVGFVVGVIQDSCETALNSSTDVLFTVVAERSAWKK, encoded by the coding sequence TTGAAAAATATAATTTCTATTTGGAAAAAGATGAGTTTAATTCGGAAAATCAGTATTGGGGTCGTTTTAGGATTAGTCTTGGGATTGAGTGTGCCTCAGTTTACGATGATTTCTCTCTTAGGAAGTCTCTTTGTTGGAGCTTTGAAAGCTATTGCACCACTTTTGGTATTGACACTGGTTGCCCACGCCCTGTCTCAGGCACCTGATGGTCAAAAAAGCAATATTCGAACTATCCTTTTCCTGTATCTGATTGGCACTTTTGCAGCGGCATGTGTTGCAGTTATTGCTAGCTACCTATTTCCATTAAAATTGGTTCTTACAGAGGCAGCTGCGACAGAGATTTCACCACCCCAGGGGATTTCAGAAGTATTTCAAGACTTGTTATTGAATGTCGTTGACAATCCAATCAATGCACTTGTGAATGCCAACTATATTGGTGTTTTGACTTGGGCAGCAGTATTCGGACTTGCCTTTCGGAATGCGAGTCAACACACCAAGGATTTATTGCAATCAACAGCGGAAGTAACCTCAAAAGTGGTCAGTTGGATTATTGGCCTTGCACCATTCGGAATTTTAGGCTTGGTTTTTGACACAGTCGCAAATAACGGATTGGCAGCTCTTAAGAATTACGGAGTTTTATTACTAGTATTAGTTGGTTGCATGGCTTTTGTCGCTCTGGTTGTCAATCCTTTGATCGCATTTTTAGTTATGAGAAAAAATCCGTACCCGTTGGTATTGGAATGTCTTCGTGTTAGCGGTGTAACTGCTTTTTTCACAAGAAGTTCAGCAGCCAATATTCCCGTCAATATGCAGTTGGCAAAACGGTTGGGAGTTGATCCAGATACCTACTCCGTTTCTATTCCCTTAGGTGCAACTGTCAATATGGCTGGAGCTGCCATTACAATCAATATTTTAACAATGGCAGCTGTTCATACACTTGGCATCAGTGTTGATTTCAGCTCAGCTCTTCTTTTATCCGTTGTTGCATCACTATCAGCAGCAGGAGCATCTGGGGTAGCAGGTGGCTCGCTTCTCCTCATCCCAGTAGCATGTAGTCTTTTTGGCATTCCAAATGAGTTAGCCATGCAAGTAGTTGGAGTCGGATTTGTGGTCGGAGTGATTCAGGACTCTTGTGAAACAGCCCTCAACTCATCAACCGATGTTTTGTTTACAGTTGTAGCAGAACGATCTGCTTGGAAAAAATAG
- the pepV gene encoding dipeptidase PepV — MTVDFRAEFDKRKDEFLADLFDLLRINSERDDSQADAQHPFGPGPVRALDKFLEIAQRDGYPTKNVDNYAGHFEFGEGDEVLGIFGHLDVVPAGSGWNTDPYEPQIIDGKLFARGSSDDKGPTMACYYGLKIIKELGLPTSKKVRFIVGTDEESGWADMDYYFEHVGLPLPDFGFSPDAEFPIINGEKGNITAYLHFAGENSGAAKLHSFAGGLRENMVPESATAIISGDLADLDSKLADFTAAYGLKADAENLENGQVQVTVIGKSAHGSTPEEGVNGATYLAKFLSQFAFDGAAKAYLDLAGQVLLEDHDAKKLGVAIYDEQMGALSMNSGVFKFDETSSDNTIALNFRYPKNTNPETIKAGLEKLGVEAVSLSEHGHTPHYCPIDDPMVATLLSVYEKHTGLKGHEQVIGGGTFGRLLKRGVAYGAMFPGDVNTMHQANEFIEVEQLYRAAAIYAEAIYELIK, encoded by the coding sequence ATGACAGTAGATTTTAGAGCAGAGTTTGACAAACGCAAAGATGAGTTTCTAGCGGACCTTTTTGACCTCCTCCGCATCAATTCCGAGCGTGACGACAGCCAGGCAGATGCCCAGCATCCATTTGGACCAGGCCCAGTGCGTGCCTTGGACAAGTTCCTGGAAATCGCTCAGCGTGATGGTTACCCAACCAAGAACGTTGACAACTACGCAGGTCACTTTGAGTTTGGCGAGGGCGACGAAGTCCTCGGTATCTTCGGTCACTTGGACGTGGTGCCAGCAGGAAGTGGCTGGAACACTGACCCATACGAGCCGCAAATCATCGACGGCAAGCTCTTTGCCCGCGGATCCTCTGACGACAAGGGACCGACCATGGCTTGCTACTACGGCTTGAAAATCATCAAGGAGTTGGGTCTTCCGACTTCTAAAAAAGTCCGCTTCATCGTCGGTACCGACGAAGAGTCAGGCTGGGCGGACATGGATTACTACTTCGAACACGTCGGCCTTCCCCTCCCAGATTTCGGATTTTCTCCAGATGCCGAGTTCCCGATTATCAACGGCGAAAAGGGCAATATCACAGCTTATCTTCATTTTGCGGGGGAAAATAGCGGAGCTGCTAAACTGCATTCCTTCGCAGGCGGTTTGCGTGAGAACATGGTGCCTGAGTCTGCGACAGCTATTATCTCTGGCGACCTAGCAGACCTAGACAGCAAGTTGGCAGATTTCACAGCAGCCTATGGCCTAAAAGCTGACGCGGAAAACCTTGAAAACGGTCAAGTTCAAGTCACCGTCATCGGAAAATCAGCCCACGGTTCAACCCCAGAAGAAGGTGTCAATGGAGCAACCTACTTGGCAAAATTCCTCAGCCAATTCGCCTTTGACGGAGCAGCTAAAGCCTACCTTGACTTGGCAGGACAAGTCCTTCTAGAAGACCATGACGCTAAAAAACTTGGCGTAGCCATTTACGATGAACAGATGGGAGCTCTTTCTATGAACTCAGGTGTCTTCAAGTTTGATGAAACTTCATCTGACAACACCATTGCCCTCAACTTCCGTTATCCAAAAAATACCAACCCAGAAACCATCAAGGCTGGTTTGGAAAAACTTGGCGTGGAAGCTGTCAGCCTGTCTGAGCATGGCCATACCCCACACTATTGCCCAATCGATGACCCAATGGTTGCAACCCTCTTGTCTGTTTATGAGAAACACACAGGTTTGAAAGGTCACGAACAAGTAATCGGTGGCGGAACATTCGGCCGCTTGCTCAAACGTGGCGTTGCCTACGGAGCGATGTTCCCAGGCGATGTCAACACCATGCACCAAGCCAACGAATTTATCGAAGTTGAGCAACTCTACCGTGCCGCGGCTATTTACGCAGAAGCTATTTATGAATTGATTAAATAA
- a CDS encoding TPM domain-containing protein: MKKIFLFCFSMLSALLIWLGPPVVADTDLEKPVASMVKDPQSYLSEESKQTIDQQNQGWEQAGQPLRVWYYVTDQVDADLASLGSKLLADWQGQAEQSSAVLVIMARKDQQVHLQISDQLQTLLTEEEITNILASVQEKFQEGELDKVSLQLLAAIEEQVFGKTTLQVEEKSAYQQFSTYLPLLVLGAFLTLAIVMDQSARKKGDAGQFLWIPFEHFSSSPNQSDKTTLESPSWTSDSASDGRADMGR; the protein is encoded by the coding sequence ATGAAAAAAATCTTCTTGTTTTGTTTTTCTATGCTTTCTGCCTTGCTGATTTGGTTAGGTCCACCCGTGGTTGCAGATACTGATTTGGAAAAGCCAGTGGCGAGCATGGTGAAGGATCCCCAGTCCTATCTTTCCGAAGAGTCCAAGCAGACCATTGACCAGCAAAACCAGGGCTGGGAGCAAGCAGGGCAGCCTCTTCGAGTTTGGTACTATGTGACGGATCAAGTGGATGCCGACCTTGCTTCTCTGGGCAGCAAGCTCCTAGCTGATTGGCAGGGACAGGCAGAGCAATCATCAGCTGTTCTGGTGATCATGGCTAGGAAAGACCAGCAAGTTCACCTACAAATCAGCGACCAGCTCCAAACGCTTTTGACAGAAGAAGAAATAACGAATATCTTGGCATCGGTTCAAGAGAAGTTTCAAGAAGGCGAGCTTGACAAGGTAAGCTTACAGTTGTTGGCTGCAATTGAAGAGCAAGTTTTTGGGAAAACGACTCTCCAAGTCGAAGAAAAAAGTGCCTACCAGCAGTTCTCAACTTACTTGCCCTTGCTTGTTTTGGGAGCCTTTTTAACCCTTGCTATTGTCATGGATCAGTCAGCTAGGAAAAAGGGGGATGCAGGCCAATTTCTTTGGATTCCCTTTGAACATTTTTCCTCCTCTCCCAACCAGTCAGATAAGACAACCCTAGAGAGTCCAAGTTGGACGAGTGATTCAGCTAGTGATGGCCGAGCTGATATGGGAAGATAG
- a CDS encoding LemA family protein, which yields MKKVYIFFLAGLTLFGIAGFLTWSYLQVSEAKNQVQLAQADLIAPIERQYHLLPSLLATAENLQVRPELIKEVTECQDVFENAAPKYSASYWQASADLSKSLVSLAQAVDQEAATVMEVKAMELADDITESATTLEASARSYNQSLQAFQEFKSQFPTNLLTPLSSMEEEAYYPQ from the coding sequence ATGAAGAAAGTATATATATTTTTTCTAGCAGGATTGACTCTATTTGGAATAGCAGGCTTTTTGACCTGGTCTTATTTACAGGTTTCAGAAGCAAAGAATCAAGTTCAGCTTGCACAAGCGGATCTAATTGCCCCCATAGAGCGACAGTATCACTTGCTTCCAAGCTTGTTAGCAACTGCCGAGAATTTGCAGGTCCGTCCAGAACTTATCAAAGAAGTGACAGAGTGCCAGGATGTATTTGAAAATGCAGCACCAAAGTATAGCGCCTCTTATTGGCAGGCAAGTGCAGATCTTTCTAAAAGTCTTGTTTCATTAGCGCAAGCAGTTGACCAAGAGGCGGCGACTGTCATGGAAGTCAAGGCCATGGAACTGGCGGATGACATTACAGAGTCAGCGACCACTCTCGAGGCGTCAGCACGTAGCTACAACCAAAGCCTTCAAGCTTTTCAGGAGTTTAAGAGCCAATTTCCAACAAACCTCCTCACTCCACTCAGCTCGATGGAAGAGGAAGCCTATTACCCTCAATGA